In Capsicum annuum cultivar UCD-10X-F1 chromosome 11, UCD10Xv1.1, whole genome shotgun sequence, one genomic interval encodes:
- the LOC107853244 gene encoding receptor-like protein kinase HERK 1 isoform X2, translating to MYAQALETVARVNMGGPLVSFENDTLWRAWVPDQSFLLQPSSAKSVNKIGSVKYPTDGATPDSAPPTVYGTCSKMNVDRTGDDPNANFNVTWTFDVDPGFQYFIRLHFCDIVSTAANQLLFNIYVNSWNVAQDFDPGQKAQGILATAYYNDYVTPPAKSNRLNVSIGPSRRSAYPDAFLNGLELLKLNNSQGSLSQVASVPTNPSSKAKKNVGVIVGVCIGVPVVLILVGIFFCMHRRRKQEKHDQSKIWIPLSVNGGTSHTMGSKSSNGTTISAASNMSYRVPFAALLEATSNFDESLVIGIGGFGKVYKGVLYDGTKVAVKRGNPKSQQGLAEFRTEIEMLSQFRHRHLVSLMGYCDEKNEMILVYEYMENGTLKSHLYGSDLPSMSWKQRLEICIGSARGLHYLHTGYAKAVIHRDVKSANILLDESFMAKVADFGLSKTGPELDQTHVSTAVKGSFGYLDPEYFRRQQLTEKSDVYSFGVVLFEVLCARPVIDPSLPREMVNLAEWAMKWQKKGQLEQIIDPTLVGKIRPDSLRKFGETAEKCLADFGVDRPSMGDVLWNLEYALQLQEAVIQDDPEENSTLLIGELSPQVNDFSQVDAGASAALTGTPNLDDLSGVSMSRVFSQLVKSEGR from the coding sequence ATGTATGCACAGGCTCTCGAAACAGTTGCAAGGGTAAACATGGGTGGACCACTAGTGTCATTTGAAAATGATACACTATGGAGAGCTTGGGTTCCTGATCAAAGTTTCTTGTTGCAACCGAGTTCCGCTAAGTCAGTAAATAAGATTGGATCTGTAAAATATCCGACGGATGGTGCAACACCAGATTCTGCACCACCTACAGTTTATGGTACTTGCAGTAAGATGAATGTGGATCGTACTGGTGACGATCCTAATGCCAATTTTAATGTGACCTGGACGTTTGATGTGGATCCTGGATTCCAGTATTTCATTCGCCTACACTTCTGCGACATAGTGAGTACAGCAGCCAATCAGCTGCTATTTAACATTTATGTGAACTCCTGGAACGTGGCTCAGGATTTTGATCCTGGTCAGAAAGCTCAGGGAATTTTGGCCACAGCTTATTACAATGATTATGTTACTCCACCTGCTAAAAGTAATAGGCTTAACGTCAGTATTGGCCCATCTCGAAGGAGTGCTTATCCTGATGCCTTCCTAAATGGACTGGAACTTCTGAAGTTGAATAATTCTCAGGGAAGCCTTAGTCAGGTAGCGTCCGTTCCTACTAACCCAAGTTCAAAGGCAAAGAAGAATGTTGGAGTCATTGTGGGTGTGTGCATAGGCGTACCAGTTGTTTTGATACTTGTTGGCATCTTCTTTTGCATGCATagaagaagaaaacaagaaaagcaTGATCAGTCAAAAATATGGATTCCTTTATCTGTTAATGGTGGCACTTCACACACCATGGGAAGCAAGTCTTCAAACGGAACAACCATAAGTGCTGCGTCAAACATGAGTTATCGCGTTCCTTTTGCTGCTTTGCTGGAAGCAACGAGCAATTTCGATGAGAGTTTGGTCATTGGAATAGGTGGCTTTGGGAAGGTGTACAAAGGTGTTTTGTATGATGGAACAAAGGTGGCTGTGAAAAGGGGTAATCCCAAGTCCCAACAAGGTCTTGCAGAGTTCCGGACGGAAATTGAAATGCTTTCTCAGTTCCGCCATCGGCATCTGGTTTCATTGATGGGATACtgtgatgaaaaaaatgaaatgattCTAGTTTACGAATACATGGAGAATGGGACCCTCAAGAGCCATCTGTATGGGTCAGATCTACCTAGTATGAGCTGGAAGCAGAGGCTGGAGATATGCATCGGATCAGCCAGAGGTCTACACTACCTTCATACTGGATATGCTAAAGCAGTTATACATCGTGATGTGAAGTCCGCAAACATATTGCTTGATGAGAGTTTTATGGCAAAAGTTGCTGATTTTGGACTATCCAAGACGGGGCCCGAGCTTGATCAAACTCATGTTAGCACAGCCGTGAAAGGAAGTTTTGGCTACCTAGATCCTGAATATTTTAGAAGGCAACAACTGACTGAAAAATCTGATGTTTATTCTTTTGGTGTTGTGTTATTTGAAGTTCTTTGTGCTAGGCCTGTCATAGATCCATCTCTTCCGAGGGAGATGGTCAACTTAGCAGAATGGGCAATGAAATGGCAGAAGAAGGGACAACTGGAGCAAATCATCGATCCCACTCTTGTTGGCAAAATAAGACCAGATTCCCTCCGGAAGTTTGGAGAAACAGCTGAGAAATGCTTAGCTGATTTCGGCGTAGACAGGCCATCAATGGGCGATGTGCTTTGGAATCTGGAGTATGCACTTCAACTTCAAGAAGCTGTCATTCAAGATGATCCTGAAGAAAACAGCACCCTCCTTATTGGTGAGCTCTCTCCGCAAGTCAATGATTTCAGTCAAGTTGATGCCGGTGCTTCTGCTGCTCTTACCGGAACACCAAATTTGGATGATCTCTCTGGTGTTTCCATGAGTAGAGTTTTCTCGCAATTGGTCAAGTCAGAGGGTAGATAA
- the LOC107853244 gene encoding receptor-like protein kinase HERK 1 isoform X1, producing MMKESWGFGLLLVKSLFILVLGVLCVFGFDPADNFLIDCGSSKDTDVGNRVFMSDKSATKFLSTSQDILANTPLNSVTKAADSPLYQNARIFTQQSNYKFPISQTGRHWIRLYFYPFVYQDYNMSKASFSVSTQKNVLLGNFSPKNVSVKEFSVNVTSNDLVVTFSPSGNSFAFINALEVVSVPDVLIIDDAATISPAGTFSGMYAQALETVARVNMGGPLVSFENDTLWRAWVPDQSFLLQPSSAKSVNKIGSVKYPTDGATPDSAPPTVYGTCSKMNVDRTGDDPNANFNVTWTFDVDPGFQYFIRLHFCDIVSTAANQLLFNIYVNSWNVAQDFDPGQKAQGILATAYYNDYVTPPAKSNRLNVSIGPSRRSAYPDAFLNGLELLKLNNSQGSLSQVASVPTNPSSKAKKNVGVIVGVCIGVPVVLILVGIFFCMHRRRKQEKHDQSKIWIPLSVNGGTSHTMGSKSSNGTTISAASNMSYRVPFAALLEATSNFDESLVIGIGGFGKVYKGVLYDGTKVAVKRGNPKSQQGLAEFRTEIEMLSQFRHRHLVSLMGYCDEKNEMILVYEYMENGTLKSHLYGSDLPSMSWKQRLEICIGSARGLHYLHTGYAKAVIHRDVKSANILLDESFMAKVADFGLSKTGPELDQTHVSTAVKGSFGYLDPEYFRRQQLTEKSDVYSFGVVLFEVLCARPVIDPSLPREMVNLAEWAMKWQKKGQLEQIIDPTLVGKIRPDSLRKFGETAEKCLADFGVDRPSMGDVLWNLEYALQLQEAVIQDDPEENSTLLIGELSPQVNDFSQVDAGASAALTGTPNLDDLSGVSMSRVFSQLVKSEGR from the coding sequence ATGATGAAGGAATCTTGGGGTTTTGGATTATTGTTAGTGAAGAGTTTATTTATATTGGTGTTGGGAGTTTTGTGTGTTTTTGGATTTGATCCTGCTGATAATTTCTTGATTGATTGTGGATCATCTAAAGATACTGATGTTGGTAATAGGGTTTTTATGTCTGATAAATCAGCTACAAAGTTTTTGTCAACTTCACAAGATATATTGGCTAATACCCCTTTGAATTCAGTTACAAAAGCTGCTGATTCACCCCTTTATCAAAATGCTAGAATATTTACTCAACAATCTAATTATAAATTCCCAATTAGCCAGACGGGGAGGCATTGGATTCGTCTTTATTTTTACCCGTTTGTTTACCAAGATTACAATATGAGTAAAGCTagtttctctgtttccactcaaAAGAATGTTCTTCTTGGCAATTTCTCTCCAAAAAATGTTTCTGTCAAGGAATTTTCAGTAAATGTGACCTCGAATGACCTTGTTGTAACGTTCTCtccttcaggaaattcatttgcGTTTATAAATGCTTTAGAAGTTGTCTCTGTGCCTGATGTCCTTATAATTGATGATGCCGCCACCATAAGTCCTGCAGGGACATTCAGTGGTATGTATGCACAGGCTCTCGAAACAGTTGCAAGGGTAAACATGGGTGGACCACTAGTGTCATTTGAAAATGATACACTATGGAGAGCTTGGGTTCCTGATCAAAGTTTCTTGTTGCAACCGAGTTCCGCTAAGTCAGTAAATAAGATTGGATCTGTAAAATATCCGACGGATGGTGCAACACCAGATTCTGCACCACCTACAGTTTATGGTACTTGCAGTAAGATGAATGTGGATCGTACTGGTGACGATCCTAATGCCAATTTTAATGTGACCTGGACGTTTGATGTGGATCCTGGATTCCAGTATTTCATTCGCCTACACTTCTGCGACATAGTGAGTACAGCAGCCAATCAGCTGCTATTTAACATTTATGTGAACTCCTGGAACGTGGCTCAGGATTTTGATCCTGGTCAGAAAGCTCAGGGAATTTTGGCCACAGCTTATTACAATGATTATGTTACTCCACCTGCTAAAAGTAATAGGCTTAACGTCAGTATTGGCCCATCTCGAAGGAGTGCTTATCCTGATGCCTTCCTAAATGGACTGGAACTTCTGAAGTTGAATAATTCTCAGGGAAGCCTTAGTCAGGTAGCGTCCGTTCCTACTAACCCAAGTTCAAAGGCAAAGAAGAATGTTGGAGTCATTGTGGGTGTGTGCATAGGCGTACCAGTTGTTTTGATACTTGTTGGCATCTTCTTTTGCATGCATagaagaagaaaacaagaaaagcaTGATCAGTCAAAAATATGGATTCCTTTATCTGTTAATGGTGGCACTTCACACACCATGGGAAGCAAGTCTTCAAACGGAACAACCATAAGTGCTGCGTCAAACATGAGTTATCGCGTTCCTTTTGCTGCTTTGCTGGAAGCAACGAGCAATTTCGATGAGAGTTTGGTCATTGGAATAGGTGGCTTTGGGAAGGTGTACAAAGGTGTTTTGTATGATGGAACAAAGGTGGCTGTGAAAAGGGGTAATCCCAAGTCCCAACAAGGTCTTGCAGAGTTCCGGACGGAAATTGAAATGCTTTCTCAGTTCCGCCATCGGCATCTGGTTTCATTGATGGGATACtgtgatgaaaaaaatgaaatgattCTAGTTTACGAATACATGGAGAATGGGACCCTCAAGAGCCATCTGTATGGGTCAGATCTACCTAGTATGAGCTGGAAGCAGAGGCTGGAGATATGCATCGGATCAGCCAGAGGTCTACACTACCTTCATACTGGATATGCTAAAGCAGTTATACATCGTGATGTGAAGTCCGCAAACATATTGCTTGATGAGAGTTTTATGGCAAAAGTTGCTGATTTTGGACTATCCAAGACGGGGCCCGAGCTTGATCAAACTCATGTTAGCACAGCCGTGAAAGGAAGTTTTGGCTACCTAGATCCTGAATATTTTAGAAGGCAACAACTGACTGAAAAATCTGATGTTTATTCTTTTGGTGTTGTGTTATTTGAAGTTCTTTGTGCTAGGCCTGTCATAGATCCATCTCTTCCGAGGGAGATGGTCAACTTAGCAGAATGGGCAATGAAATGGCAGAAGAAGGGACAACTGGAGCAAATCATCGATCCCACTCTTGTTGGCAAAATAAGACCAGATTCCCTCCGGAAGTTTGGAGAAACAGCTGAGAAATGCTTAGCTGATTTCGGCGTAGACAGGCCATCAATGGGCGATGTGCTTTGGAATCTGGAGTATGCACTTCAACTTCAAGAAGCTGTCATTCAAGATGATCCTGAAGAAAACAGCACCCTCCTTATTGGTGAGCTCTCTCCGCAAGTCAATGATTTCAGTCAAGTTGATGCCGGTGCTTCTGCTGCTCTTACCGGAACACCAAATTTGGATGATCTCTCTGGTGTTTCCATGAGTAGAGTTTTCTCGCAATTGGTCAAGTCAGAGGGTAGATAA